Part of the Halorhabdus utahensis DSM 12940 genome, TGAAGAAACATGTATAGGACAGGAGACAGTATACTCACGTATGGCAACCGAGTCAGGACCCGAAGAAACCAAAGTCAGCGACCGCGGGATGGTCACCATCCCGGCGGCGCTTCGGCGACGCCTCGACATCGAGGCGGGGGACAAGCTCCGGTGGACGGTCGACGACGACGG contains:
- a CDS encoding AbrB/MazE/SpoVT family DNA-binding domain-containing protein produces the protein MATESGPEETKVSDRGMVTIPAALRRRLDIEAGDKLRWTVDDDGDLSVEVLHQREGVFDDFEPVDAGETDAVALESEFGAE